In a single window of the Nocardioides sp. L-11A genome:
- a CDS encoding hydroxymethylglutaryl-CoA lyase: MSDVPARVVLREVGPRDGLQNEPPVPTAGKVELVDALGTTGLSEIETVSYVHPRAIPQMADAAEVWSAVRRRDDVRYSALVPNLVGARRALDAGFRDIEVVVSASTTHNLRNINRTPEESLDGIAEVIDLAHAAGAQCQVIVATAFGCPYEGEVAEEVVASYAARARRDGADSICFGDTTGMGSPPRVRRLVGRLRELDADVPLTLHLHDTRGTGMANLVAGLEMGVWQFDASVGGLGGCPYAPGASGNIATEEAVYLLEELGVETGVDLERLLDVAELAQRLVGRELPSRLLKAGPRTRLSV, encoded by the coding sequence ATGAGCGACGTCCCCGCCCGCGTGGTGCTGCGCGAGGTCGGACCGCGCGACGGTCTGCAGAACGAGCCGCCCGTGCCCACGGCGGGCAAGGTCGAGCTGGTCGACGCGCTCGGCACCACCGGCCTCAGCGAGATCGAGACCGTCTCCTACGTCCACCCGCGCGCCATCCCGCAGATGGCCGACGCCGCCGAGGTGTGGTCGGCGGTGCGGCGGCGCGACGACGTGCGCTACTCCGCACTCGTGCCGAACCTGGTCGGCGCCCGCCGGGCCCTCGACGCGGGCTTCCGCGACATCGAGGTCGTCGTCTCGGCGTCCACCACCCACAACCTGCGCAATATCAACCGCACGCCGGAGGAGTCGCTCGACGGCATCGCCGAGGTCATCGACCTGGCCCACGCGGCCGGCGCGCAGTGCCAGGTGATCGTCGCGACGGCGTTCGGCTGTCCCTACGAGGGCGAGGTCGCCGAGGAGGTCGTGGCGTCGTACGCCGCTCGGGCGCGTCGTGACGGCGCTGACAGCATCTGCTTCGGCGACACCACCGGCATGGGCTCGCCGCCGCGGGTACGCCGCCTGGTCGGCCGGCTCCGCGAGCTCGACGCGGACGTGCCGCTGACCCTCCACCTGCACGACACCCGGGGGACCGGCATGGCGAACCTCGTCGCCGGTCTGGAGATGGGGGTGTGGCAGTTCGACGCCAGCGTCGGCGGCCTCGGCGGCTGCCCGTACGCGCCCGGCGCGAGCGGCAATATCGCCACCGAGGAGGCGGTCTACCTGCTCGAGGAGCTCGGCGTGGAGACCGGCGTCGACCTGGAGCGCCTCCTCGACGTCGCCGAGCTCGCCCAACGCCTGGTCGGCCGGGAGCTGCCCTCCCGCCTGCTCAAGGCCGGGCCGCGCACCCGCCTGTCCGTCTGA